The Halomonas sp. KG2 genome contains a region encoding:
- a CDS encoding LysE family translocator has product MSIEIWFAFALASVALLAIPGPTILTVVSYSIAQGRRANIPLVAAVALGDSTALVFSLLGLGAVLAASAFWFTVIKWIGGLYLLYMGIKLLRAGISSVQPVTPAVSGARWKLFTNTYLVTALNPKGIIFFVAFLPQFVSPGANAGQQLWILAVTFVVLATLNATLYAVFASSVRKMLASRRAQRRFNIVGGTLLSSAGVWALLAKRPA; this is encoded by the coding sequence ATGTCTATCGAAATTTGGTTTGCCTTTGCGCTTGCATCCGTGGCCTTGCTCGCTATTCCTGGGCCGACGATTTTGACGGTTGTCAGCTACTCCATCGCCCAAGGTCGACGCGCTAATATTCCACTTGTCGCCGCGGTTGCCCTGGGCGATTCCACGGCGCTGGTTTTTTCGCTACTTGGCTTGGGAGCTGTTTTGGCCGCTTCGGCGTTTTGGTTCACCGTTATCAAATGGATCGGCGGTTTATATCTGCTCTATATGGGGATAAAGCTGTTGCGTGCCGGGATATCGTCAGTTCAGCCGGTAACACCTGCGGTATCAGGGGCGCGTTGGAAGCTGTTCACCAATACCTATTTGGTAACGGCACTGAACCCCAAGGGCATCATCTTCTTCGTCGCCTTTTTGCCGCAATTTGTTAGCCCTGGTGCTAATGCGGGGCAGCAGTTGTGGATTTTGGCGGTCACCTTTGTGGTGTTAGCGACACTCAATGCCACGCTTTACGCGGTGTTTGCCTCATCCGTGCGCAAAATGCTTGCCTCACGCCGCGCCCAGCGCCGTTTCAATATTGTGGGCGGAACGCTACTTTCTTCAGCGGGTGTTTGGGCACTGCTGGCTAAGCGGCCTGCGTAA
- a CDS encoding pyridoxamine 5'-phosphate oxidase family protein: MSDLMTTEVRESVERSVLCWLATSDENGQPNVSPKEVFAVADGENIVIANIASPRSAKNVRTNQKVCLSFVDVFVQKGFKIIGMATELKPSEPEYSRWVGPLLPMAGDRYPIHSVFVVRASAVEPIVAPSYRLYPSEATEESQVQSALRTYGVTLDKDA; this comes from the coding sequence GTGTCAGACCTAATGACTACCGAAGTTCGTGAATCTGTAGAGCGAAGCGTGCTCTGTTGGTTAGCCACAAGTGACGAAAACGGGCAGCCGAATGTGTCGCCCAAGGAAGTCTTTGCTGTGGCGGATGGCGAGAATATAGTGATCGCAAATATTGCCTCACCTCGCTCAGCGAAGAATGTCAGGACAAATCAGAAGGTTTGCCTTAGTTTTGTTGATGTTTTTGTCCAAAAAGGCTTCAAGATCATTGGCATGGCAACTGAACTGAAGCCGTCAGAACCGGAGTATTCTCGCTGGGTTGGTCCACTTCTCCCGATGGCTGGCGATCGCTATCCAATACACAGTGTCTTCGTTGTAAGAGCTAGCGCTGTAGAGCCAATAGTTGCGCCTAGCTACCGGCTTTATCCCTCAGAGGCTACTGAAGAGTCTCAAGTTCAGTCCGCGCTTCGCACTTACGGAGTTACCCTGGATAAAGATGCCTAA